In the genome of Natronorubrum sediminis, one region contains:
- a CDS encoding sodium-dependent transporter has protein sequence MSSGGQREQWATRIGFIFAAVGSAVGLGNIWRFPFQVGQEGGAAFLVIYLLFIVVIGFPAMLIEFVVGRHTERNPVGALQEIGAGVWKYVGWIFIATGFVILSYYSVVAGWTIRYTLLGLQDDYIADAAEAEAQFVTLASGLDAIFLHAIFMVAVIVIVAYGIERGIELAVKVMIPAIIVIMLGLAVYVATLEGASEAYSYYLSPEWGVIAAEWQSILPAAAGQAFFTLSLGMGVMITYASYLGEDRNLAEDSAIIIGFDTAIAFVTGLIVFPILFTAGVAPGDPGAGAIFVSLAAAFGDLTFGWLIGAIFFATVAIAALSSAISLMEVVVSYAIDELDVDRVTATLAIGGAIFLLGIPSAYDLVLLDLFDLFADQILLVLGGLLLAILVSWSLSTLAIEELERGIGDLGSLGTAWIWAVRIPVVLVLIVALVLGILDYYEFLSGDFAAWLEE, from the coding sequence ATGAGCAGCGGTGGCCAACGCGAACAGTGGGCGACCCGAATCGGGTTCATTTTCGCGGCAGTCGGTAGCGCCGTCGGCCTGGGGAACATCTGGCGGTTCCCGTTTCAGGTCGGTCAGGAAGGTGGCGCGGCGTTTCTCGTCATCTACCTCCTGTTTATCGTCGTCATCGGCTTTCCGGCGATGCTCATCGAGTTCGTCGTCGGTCGTCACACCGAACGCAACCCAGTCGGCGCCCTCCAGGAAATCGGCGCTGGCGTGTGGAAGTACGTCGGCTGGATCTTCATCGCGACCGGGTTCGTGATCCTTTCGTACTACAGCGTCGTCGCCGGCTGGACGATTCGCTACACGCTCCTCGGCTTACAGGACGACTACATCGCCGACGCCGCCGAAGCGGAAGCGCAGTTCGTCACGCTCGCGAGCGGCCTCGATGCCATCTTCCTTCACGCGATTTTCATGGTCGCAGTCATCGTCATCGTCGCCTACGGCATCGAACGCGGGATCGAACTCGCCGTGAAGGTGATGATTCCGGCGATCATCGTCATCATGCTTGGTCTCGCCGTCTACGTCGCGACGCTCGAGGGCGCGAGCGAAGCCTACAGCTACTACCTCTCGCCGGAGTGGGGAGTGATCGCCGCCGAGTGGCAAAGCATCCTACCCGCGGCCGCCGGACAGGCCTTCTTCACGCTCTCGCTCGGGATGGGCGTGATGATCACCTACGCGTCGTACCTCGGCGAGGACCGAAATCTCGCGGAAGACAGTGCGATCATCATCGGCTTCGACACGGCAATCGCGTTCGTCACCGGCCTGATCGTCTTCCCCATCCTCTTTACGGCCGGCGTCGCCCCCGGCGATCCCGGGGCCGGTGCGATCTTCGTCTCGCTCGCCGCCGCGTTCGGCGACCTCACGTTCGGCTGGCTCATCGGCGCAATTTTCTTCGCCACCGTCGCAATCGCCGCGCTCTCGAGTGCGATCAGTCTCATGGAGGTGGTCGTCTCCTACGCGATCGACGAGTTAGACGTCGACCGGGTAACGGCCACCCTCGCCATCGGCGGCGCAATCTTCCTGCTCGGCATCCCCTCGGCGTACGACCTCGTCTTGCTCGACCTGTTCGACCTCTTCGCCGACCAAATCCTGCTCGTCCTCGGCGGACTGTTGCTCGCCATACTCGTCAGTTGGTCGCTGTCGACGCTCGCCATCGAAGAACTCGAGCGCGGAATCGGCGACCTCGGCTCGCTTGGAACGGCGTGGATCTGGGCCGTCAGGATCCCCGTCGTCCTCGTGCTCATCGTCGCCCTCGTCCTCGGTATCCTCGACTACTACGAGTTCCTCAGCGGGGACTTCGCGGCGTGGCTCGAGGAGTGA
- a CDS encoding M48 family metallopeptidase, with amino-acid sequence MTDFGLKLRMFVVGSMLAALYLFVGAVGLAFLGTGAWPIVLLLLVTFPFLQYKLGTWAATRKAQEMPEEGQYADIHRMTESLSRDMGIKKPKLMVQQMGVPNAFATGRKGNGVVVVSEELIRLLDRDELEGVVAHELAHIKNRDVLMMTVGSSIGMMVGYAVYFVYVFAGEDNPGGFIVGMVLSMIAQMLVTILVMAISRYREYVADDDARQYIGSGDPLARALEKISQGAENRESTIDDGQAALCIFNSERGLLETVFATHPPTEKRIQKLRS; translated from the coding sequence ATGACAGACTTCGGACTGAAGCTACGGATGTTCGTCGTCGGCTCGATGCTGGCGGCGCTGTACCTGTTCGTCGGAGCCGTCGGACTGGCGTTCTTGGGTACGGGGGCCTGGCCGATCGTCCTGTTGTTGTTGGTGACGTTCCCGTTCCTCCAGTACAAACTCGGGACCTGGGCCGCTACCAGAAAAGCTCAGGAGATGCCCGAAGAGGGCCAGTACGCAGATATTCACCGGATGACTGAGTCACTCTCCCGTGACATGGGTATCAAGAAGCCCAAACTGATGGTCCAGCAGATGGGGGTCCCGAACGCCTTCGCGACCGGCCGCAAGGGCAACGGCGTCGTCGTCGTCAGCGAGGAGCTCATCCGGCTACTCGACCGCGACGAACTCGAGGGCGTCGTCGCCCACGAACTCGCCCACATCAAGAACCGTGACGTGCTCATGATGACGGTCGGTAGCTCCATCGGGATGATGGTCGGTTACGCCGTCTACTTCGTCTACGTGTTCGCCGGCGAGGACAACCCCGGCGGCTTCATCGTGGGCATGGTGCTCTCGATGATTGCCCAGATGCTCGTGACGATCCTCGTGATGGCTATCTCGCGCTACCGAGAGTACGTCGCCGACGACGACGCTCGCCAGTACATCGGTAGCGGTGACCCGCTCGCGCGAGCCCTCGAAAAGATCTCGCAGGGCGCAGAAAACCGCGAGTCGACCATCGACGACGGTCAGGCCGCGCTCTGTATCTTCAACTCCGAGCGCGGACTGCTCGAGACGGTGTTCGCGACCCACCCTCCAACCGAAAAGCGCATTCAGAAGCTCCGTAGCTGA
- the dapA gene encoding 4-hydroxy-tetrahydrodipicolinate synthase: protein MTRDIDFTGVFPAMCTPFDEDERIDFETLQTDAQRLETAGVDGLVPVGSTGESATLTHDEHVRVVENVIDAVEDVPVIAGTGSNNTREALELSERAAEAGADGLLLISPYYNKPEQRGLVEHFQTIADAVDLPQIVYNVPSRTGQNIEPDTAVELASHENIAGYKAASGDLGQIGEIAERTMDEDFAVLSGDDALTLPTISVGGTGTISVAANVEPELTCAMVGAALDGDYARAQKIHHELGDLFRELFVETNPIPVKEAMEIRGYGPARMRSPLSRLSEEYRDDLEAVLDDLETTAPATADDSSVEPAAEGE, encoded by the coding sequence ATGACACGAGATATCGACTTCACGGGCGTCTTTCCGGCGATGTGTACGCCCTTCGACGAGGACGAACGGATCGACTTCGAAACCCTCCAGACCGACGCGCAGCGACTCGAGACCGCGGGCGTCGACGGCTTAGTCCCCGTCGGCTCGACTGGCGAATCGGCGACGCTGACTCACGACGAACACGTTCGCGTCGTCGAGAACGTCATCGACGCCGTCGAAGACGTCCCGGTCATCGCGGGCACGGGTTCGAACAACACCCGCGAGGCGCTCGAACTATCAGAGCGTGCCGCCGAAGCCGGCGCAGACGGACTGCTTCTCATCTCGCCGTACTACAACAAGCCAGAACAGCGCGGGCTGGTCGAACACTTCCAAACGATCGCGGACGCGGTCGACCTCCCACAGATCGTCTACAACGTCCCCTCGCGAACGGGCCAGAACATCGAACCCGACACCGCCGTCGAACTGGCGAGCCACGAGAACATCGCGGGCTACAAGGCCGCCAGCGGCGACCTCGGCCAGATCGGCGAAATTGCAGAGCGGACGATGGACGAGGACTTCGCCGTCCTCTCGGGTGACGACGCGCTCACGCTCCCCACGATTTCGGTCGGCGGAACCGGAACGATCAGCGTCGCCGCGAACGTCGAACCCGAACTAACCTGTGCGATGGTCGGTGCCGCACTCGACGGGGATTATGCACGGGCACAGAAAATTCACCACGAACTCGGCGACCTCTTTCGCGAACTCTTCGTCGAGACCAACCCCATTCCGGTCAAGGAAGCGATGGAGATCCGCGGCTATGGACCCGCCCGGATGCGTTCACCCCTCAGCCGACTCTCCGAAGAGTATCGCGACGACCTCGAGGCCGTCCTCGACGACCTCGAGACGACCGCGCCCGCGACGGCAGACGACTCCAGCGTCGAGCCCGCCGCGGAGGGTGAGTAA
- a CDS encoding LabA-like NYN domain-containing protein gives MTEIHPGQRVAVLVDAQNLYHTAQSIHSRNIDYSALLEKAVQDRELTRAISYVIRADAPEEESFFEALVDIGFEPKIKEIKTFSDGTKKADWDVGMSLDAVTLANHVDTIVLCTGDGDFSRLCSHLRHEGVRVEVMAFESSTAEDLIAAADSFLDLGDRHETFLL, from the coding sequence ATGACGGAAATCCATCCCGGTCAGCGCGTCGCGGTTCTCGTCGACGCCCAGAACCTCTATCACACCGCACAGAGCATCCACAGCCGCAACATCGACTACTCCGCGCTCCTCGAGAAGGCCGTCCAGGACCGCGAACTTACTCGAGCGATTTCATACGTCATTCGCGCGGACGCACCGGAAGAGGAGAGTTTCTTCGAGGCTCTGGTCGATATCGGCTTCGAGCCGAAGATTAAGGAGATCAAGACGTTTTCCGACGGCACGAAGAAGGCCGACTGGGACGTCGGCATGAGTCTCGACGCGGTGACGCTCGCGAACCACGTCGATACGATCGTCCTCTGTACGGGTGATGGCGATTTCTCGCGGCTGTGTTCGCACCTGCGCCACGAGGGCGTCCGTGTCGAAGTGATGGCCTTCGAGTCCTCGACGGCAGAAGACCTCATCGCCGCGGCCGATTCGTTTCTCGACCTCGGCGACCGTCATGAAACGTTCCTCCTGTAG
- the ppsA gene encoding phosphoenolpyruvate synthase has translation MAVLWLDEISADDLETVGGKGASLGELTGAGLPVPPGFVVTAGTYRSFIEEAEIDEELFEAVDVDVDDSSALASAADRAQELILETPFPDDLREEILASYQEVGDGEAFVAVRSSATAEDLPDASFAGQQETFLNVTEEALLDRVRECWASLFTQRAIYYRQEQGFDHSAVNIAVVVQQMVDAEKSGVMFTSHPSTGDPTMIIEAAWGLGEAVVSGAVSPDNYVIEREDREVDVTVAEKKVMHEKDEETGETVEREVTQEKRNERVVSDEEINALMDLGERVEDHYGEPQDVEWAIVDEEVFMLQSRPITTIDEDGGATAETGSVDPTTGITDGSGSVQATGGGNAATGSPGGSGDVLVDGLGSSPGTVSGAARIVKKLDDLDKVSEGDVIVTEMTMPDMVPAMKRASGIITDEGGMTSHAAIVSRELGVPAIVGTTNATTTLEDGQVVTLDGDKGAVLEGQEVDPDEETEPVEEVRPQSPVKPMTATEVKVNVSIPEAAERAAATGADGVGLLRMEHMILSLNQTPAKFIEENGEDAYITELVEGIRGVADAFYPRPVRVRTLDAPTDEFRQLEGGENEPSEHNPMLGYRGIRRSLDRPDVFGHELEAFRRLYEMGYDNVELMLPLVNDAEDVYRAKSLMEDAGIDPEKRKWGVMIETPASALSVEGMAEAGIDFASFGTNDLTQYTLAVDRNNENVADRFDELHPAILRLIGDVIETCREHDVNTSICGQAGSKPEMAQFLVNEGVNSISANIDAVRDVQHEVKRVEQKLLLDSVR, from the coding sequence ATGGCTGTACTCTGGCTGGACGAGATCAGTGCCGACGACCTCGAGACGGTCGGCGGCAAAGGCGCCTCTCTGGGCGAACTTACGGGTGCTGGGCTGCCCGTCCCCCCGGGATTCGTCGTCACCGCCGGGACCTACCGATCGTTCATCGAAGAAGCCGAAATCGATGAAGAACTGTTCGAGGCCGTCGATGTCGACGTCGACGACTCGAGCGCGCTCGCGAGCGCGGCCGACCGCGCACAGGAACTCATTCTCGAGACGCCGTTTCCGGACGACCTGCGCGAGGAGATTCTCGCGTCGTACCAGGAAGTCGGCGACGGCGAGGCGTTCGTCGCCGTTCGATCCTCGGCGACGGCGGAGGATCTGCCAGACGCCTCCTTCGCGGGCCAACAGGAGACGTTCCTGAACGTCACCGAGGAGGCACTCCTCGACCGCGTTCGGGAGTGTTGGGCGTCGCTCTTTACGCAGCGAGCGATCTACTACCGTCAGGAGCAAGGATTCGACCACTCAGCGGTCAACATCGCCGTCGTCGTCCAGCAGATGGTCGACGCCGAGAAATCGGGCGTGATGTTCACGAGTCATCCCTCGACGGGTGACCCGACGATGATCATCGAGGCCGCGTGGGGACTCGGCGAAGCCGTCGTCTCGGGCGCCGTCTCGCCGGATAACTACGTCATCGAGCGCGAGGATCGCGAGGTCGACGTCACCGTCGCCGAGAAGAAGGTGATGCACGAAAAGGACGAGGAGACCGGCGAGACCGTCGAACGTGAGGTTACCCAGGAAAAACGCAACGAGCGAGTCGTCTCCGACGAGGAGATCAACGCGCTCATGGACCTCGGCGAGCGCGTCGAGGACCACTACGGCGAACCACAGGACGTCGAGTGGGCGATCGTCGACGAAGAGGTCTTCATGCTCCAGTCCCGACCGATCACGACCATCGACGAGGACGGCGGAGCCACGGCAGAGACGGGCAGCGTCGACCCGACAACTGGAATCACCGACGGCAGCGGTAGCGTCCAAGCGACAGGTGGCGGAAACGCAGCCACAGGAAGTCCCGGCGGGTCCGGTGACGTACTCGTCGACGGACTCGGCTCGAGTCCGGGGACCGTCAGCGGCGCCGCGCGAATCGTCAAAAAGCTCGACGATCTCGACAAAGTCAGCGAGGGCGACGTCATCGTCACCGAGATGACGATGCCCGACATGGTGCCGGCGATGAAACGCGCCTCGGGGATCATCACCGACGAAGGCGGCATGACCAGCCACGCCGCGATCGTCTCCCGGGAACTCGGCGTTCCAGCCATCGTCGGCACGACGAACGCGACGACGACGCTCGAGGACGGCCAAGTCGTCACGCTCGACGGTGACAAGGGCGCGGTGCTCGAGGGACAGGAAGTCGATCCCGACGAGGAAACCGAACCCGTCGAGGAGGTGCGTCCGCAGTCGCCGGTCAAACCGATGACCGCGACCGAGGTGAAAGTCAACGTCTCCATTCCGGAAGCCGCAGAACGCGCGGCGGCGACGGGAGCCGACGGCGTCGGCTTGCTCCGTATGGAGCACATGATCCTCTCGCTGAATCAGACGCCAGCGAAGTTCATCGAGGAAAACGGCGAGGACGCCTACATTACCGAACTCGTCGAGGGCATCCGCGGCGTCGCCGACGCCTTCTATCCGCGACCGGTCCGCGTTCGCACGCTCGACGCCCCGACCGACGAGTTCCGACAACTCGAGGGCGGCGAGAACGAACCGAGCGAGCACAATCCGATGCTGGGCTACCGAGGGATTCGGCGCTCGCTCGACCGGCCCGACGTGTTCGGCCACGAACTCGAGGCGTTCCGTCGCCTGTACGAGATGGGCTACGACAACGTCGAACTCATGCTCCCGCTGGTCAACGATGCCGAGGACGTCTACCGGGCGAAGTCGCTCATGGAAGACGCCGGTATCGACCCCGAGAAGCGAAAGTGGGGCGTGATGATCGAGACGCCGGCGTCGGCGCTCTCCGTCGAGGGAATGGCCGAGGCGGGAATCGACTTCGCTTCGTTCGGGACGAACGACCTCACCCAGTACACGCTCGCGGTCGACCGGAACAACGAGAACGTCGCCGACCGCTTCGACGAACTCCACCCGGCGATCTTGCGACTCATCGGTGACGTCATCGAAACCTGTCGAGAACACGACGTGAACACGAGTATCTGCGGGCAGGCCGGTTCCAAGCCCGAGATGGCCCAGTTCCTCGTCAACGAAGGTGTGAACTCGATTTCGGCTAACATCGACGCCGTTCGCGACGTCCAACACGAAGTAAAGCGCGTCGAGCAAAAGTTGCTCCTCGATTCGGTCCGCTAG
- a CDS encoding nascent polypeptide-associated complex protein, producing MFGGGGGLNPRKMEQMMEQMGIDVEDIDAEEVIIRTDEYDLVFNDAEVTKMDARGQETYQVIGSPEQVESGAAGSAGGTGGDADADAGGAIPDDDVELVAARTGVSEDDARAALEDVDGDLAAAVESLE from the coding sequence ATGTTTGGAGGAGGCGGCGGACTGAACCCGCGCAAGATGGAACAGATGATGGAACAGATGGGGATCGACGTCGAGGATATCGACGCCGAGGAGGTCATTATCCGCACCGACGAGTACGACCTCGTCTTCAACGACGCCGAAGTCACGAAGATGGACGCCCGTGGCCAGGAAACCTACCAGGTCATCGGCTCACCCGAGCAAGTCGAATCCGGCGCTGCCGGTAGTGCTGGCGGTACCGGCGGCGACGCCGACGCAGACGCTGGCGGCGCGATTCCCGACGACGACGTCGAACTCGTCGCGGCCCGTACCGGCGTCAGCGAGGACGACGCGCGCGCAGCACTCGAGGACGTCGACGGCGACCTCGCCGCTGCAGTCGAATCCCTCGAGTAA
- the mfnA gene encoding tyrosine decarboxylase MfnA → MQREPQSFDRVLSSMCSEPHPLAREAAERFLATNPGDPGTYPTVTALEEEALATLGEIGGLENPSGYIASGGTEANVQAMRIARNRAETRTPNVVMPESAHFSFQKAAGVLGVDLRIVPTDERFRADLEAVRASVDADTALVVGVAGSTEYGRVDPIPALGEIARDAGAMLHVDAAWGGFVLPFSGDEWHFGHAAVDTMAIDPHKMGQAAVPAGGLLARSDDLLDELAVDTPYLESTSQATLTGTRSGAGVASAVAAMNELWPDGYREQYRRSQENAEWLAEELEQRGYDVVDPTLPLVAADISGPTFESLREEGWRISRTARGELRVVCMPHVTREMLASFLEDLDRLERGASVPVASDG, encoded by the coding sequence ATGCAACGCGAGCCGCAATCGTTCGATCGAGTGCTCTCCTCGATGTGTTCCGAGCCACATCCGCTCGCACGCGAGGCGGCCGAACGATTTCTCGCGACGAACCCCGGCGATCCGGGAACCTATCCAACTGTGACGGCCCTCGAGGAGGAGGCGCTCGCCACGCTGGGCGAAATCGGCGGTCTCGAGAATCCGTCCGGGTACATCGCGAGCGGCGGGACGGAAGCGAACGTGCAGGCGATGCGAATCGCCCGCAATCGGGCCGAGACGCGGACGCCGAACGTCGTCATGCCCGAGTCGGCACATTTCAGTTTTCAGAAGGCTGCCGGCGTGTTGGGCGTCGACCTTCGAATCGTACCGACCGACGAGAGGTTTCGGGCGGATCTCGAGGCCGTTCGCGCGTCCGTCGATGCGGATACCGCACTCGTCGTCGGCGTGGCCGGATCGACGGAGTACGGCCGCGTCGATCCGATTCCGGCACTCGGTGAGATCGCTCGAGACGCGGGAGCGATGCTCCACGTCGACGCAGCCTGGGGCGGGTTCGTCCTCCCATTCAGCGGGGACGAGTGGCACTTTGGTCACGCGGCCGTCGATACGATGGCGATCGATCCACACAAGATGGGCCAAGCCGCCGTCCCCGCGGGCGGTCTGCTCGCTCGCTCGGACGACCTGCTCGACGAACTCGCCGTCGACACGCCTTACCTCGAGTCGACCTCGCAGGCGACGCTGACAGGGACGCGCTCCGGCGCGGGCGTCGCGAGCGCCGTCGCCGCGATGAACGAGTTGTGGCCCGATGGGTATCGCGAACAGTACCGTCGCTCTCAGGAAAACGCCGAGTGGCTCGCCGAGGAACTCGAGCAGCGAGGCTACGATGTCGTCGATCCGACGCTACCACTGGTCGCAGCCGATATTTCGGGACCGACGTTCGAGTCGCTGCGCGAGGAGGGGTGGCGGATCTCCCGAACCGCGAGAGGCGAATTGCGCGTCGTCTGCATGCCACACGTGACTCGGGAGATGCTCGCGTCGTTTCTCGAGGATCTCGATCGACTCGAGCGAGGGGCGAGCGTTCCAGTCGCGAGTGACGGCTGA
- a CDS encoding PUA domain-containing protein: MSDGATEGGLAGVSELRTIADYQFGAGAGSALFPREESVTVKRTNSGRPQQVHADGGRLVSFGIDGRFTLGLEGGRRLHEALEFPAYRVIVDDESEPFVRDEKNVFAKFVLEAGPDIRPGDEVLVVHERGELIAVGTADLAAEGIEDFETGMAVRVREGVPAE, translated from the coding sequence ATGAGCGACGGAGCCACCGAGGGCGGATTGGCCGGCGTGTCCGAACTCCGAACGATCGCGGACTACCAGTTCGGGGCGGGCGCGGGGTCGGCCCTCTTTCCGCGCGAGGAGTCGGTGACGGTCAAACGAACGAATTCTGGACGGCCCCAGCAGGTCCACGCCGACGGCGGGCGACTCGTCTCCTTCGGCATCGACGGCCGGTTCACCCTCGGACTCGAGGGCGGGCGACGACTACACGAGGCGCTCGAGTTCCCGGCCTATCGCGTCATCGTCGACGACGAGAGCGAACCGTTCGTCCGCGACGAGAAGAACGTCTTCGCGAAGTTCGTCCTCGAGGCGGGTCCCGACATTCGTCCCGGTGACGAGGTCCTCGTCGTCCACGAGCGCGGCGAACTCATCGCCGTCGGGACGGCCGACCTCGCCGCCGAGGGAATCGAGGACTTCGAGACGGGGATGGCAGTTCGCGTGCGCGAAGGCGTGCCCGCGGAGTGA
- a CDS encoding methyltransferase domain-containing protein, which produces MTDDTALDDDTESDHGRDHDHDDQESDESTESDRVPVLLVREDREFLIEPGAEQGTDLGVLEVPADVQPGEIVETHLGEAFRVRSLRGPDLFHHFERTGAPMVPRDIGLVIGETGVSQDDQILDAGTGTGVLAASMARAGASVVTYERKGEFADVARANMSLGGVSDSVDVRTGDLATLLEEEGADSLGFESSFDVLTLDTGDAPSIVTHAPDVLVDGGFLAVYSPFIESTKATVEAAREAELSNIRTRETIQREMQFDDRGSRPSTAPVGHTGYLVIARNV; this is translated from the coding sequence GTGACGGACGATACTGCCCTCGACGACGACACCGAGAGCGACCACGGGCGCGACCACGACCACGACGACCAAGAGTCCGACGAATCCACCGAGAGCGACCGCGTTCCCGTCTTGCTCGTCCGCGAGGATCGAGAGTTCCTCATCGAACCGGGCGCGGAGCAAGGCACCGATCTGGGCGTCCTCGAGGTGCCGGCGGACGTGCAACCGGGTGAAATCGTCGAGACACATCTGGGCGAGGCGTTCCGAGTGCGCTCGTTGCGCGGCCCGGATCTCTTTCACCACTTCGAGCGAACCGGGGCCCCGATGGTCCCGCGAGACATCGGACTGGTGATCGGTGAGACGGGCGTCTCGCAGGATGATCAGATCCTCGACGCCGGCACCGGAACCGGGGTCCTCGCGGCTTCGATGGCCCGTGCTGGGGCGTCAGTAGTAACGTACGAACGAAAGGGCGAGTTCGCCGACGTCGCTCGAGCGAACATGTCGTTGGGGGGCGTTTCCGACTCCGTCGACGTTCGAACGGGAGATTTGGCGACGCTGCTCGAGGAGGAGGGCGCCGACTCGCTTGGCTTCGAGTCGTCGTTCGACGTGCTCACGCTCGATACGGGCGATGCGCCGTCGATCGTGACGCACGCACCCGACGTGCTCGTCGACGGCGGCTTCCTCGCGGTCTACAGTCCGTTTATCGAGTCGACGAAAGCGACCGTCGAGGCGGCGCGCGAGGCCGAACTATCGAACATCCGCACTCGAGAGACGATCCAACGAGAGATGCAATTCGACGACCGCGGCTCGCGACCGTCGACCGCACCGGTGGGCCACACGGGCTATCTCGTGATCGCTCGTAACGTGTAA
- the dapB gene encoding 4-hydroxy-tetrahydrodipicolinate reductase, giving the protein MTARVGVTGATGRMGREVIDAVGDHPECEVVFAVNREPDGETVAGVEIEPASEFGSLVDEREPTTVVDFTGPESAIEYLETCAAADVAFVTGTTGFSDAQEGALEEASTDIPVLHAPNFARGVQALLNVVGEAVQNLPGYDVELVETHHNAKRDAPSGTANRLLEEIESNGEFTERTHGREGDDPRETGEIGVHALRAGNVTGEHEVVLAGNHEEVRLTHRAEDRGVFAAGAVDAAVWIAGQKAGRYEFADVINE; this is encoded by the coding sequence ATGACGGCGCGGGTCGGCGTCACCGGCGCAACCGGCCGGATGGGCCGTGAAGTCATCGACGCCGTCGGCGACCACCCAGAGTGCGAAGTCGTCTTCGCGGTCAACCGTGAGCCCGACGGCGAGACGGTCGCGGGCGTCGAAATCGAGCCAGCGAGCGAGTTCGGCTCCCTCGTCGACGAGCGCGAGCCAACCACTGTCGTCGACTTCACCGGTCCCGAGTCGGCCATCGAGTACCTCGAGACCTGTGCGGCCGCCGACGTCGCGTTCGTCACCGGGACGACGGGCTTTAGCGACGCCCAAGAAGGCGCGCTCGAGGAGGCGAGCACCGACATCCCCGTACTTCACGCGCCGAATTTCGCCCGCGGCGTACAGGCACTCTTGAACGTCGTCGGCGAGGCTGTCCAGAATCTTCCGGGCTACGACGTGGAACTCGTCGAGACCCACCACAACGCGAAGCGCGACGCCCCGAGTGGCACCGCGAATCGGTTGCTCGAAGAGATCGAGTCGAACGGCGAGTTCACCGAGCGCACGCACGGCCGCGAGGGAGACGATCCCCGCGAAACGGGAGAAATCGGCGTCCACGCGCTCCGCGCAGGAAACGTCACGGGCGAACACGAGGTCGTCCTCGCGGGCAACCACGAGGAGGTTCGTCTCACTCACCGCGCCGAGGATCGCGGCGTCTTCGCCGCTGGCGCAGTCGACGCTGCGGTGTGGATCGCTGGACAAAAGGCAGGTCGCTACGAGTTTGCGGACGTGATCAACGAATGA